The segment CTGCCTCCCTCTGGCTCCGTCCGCTTCGTCGACGCCGGCTACATCGCCGCCATGCGCATCCCCATCCGCCGCGGACGCGCCTTCACGCCTGCCGAGGCGCGGCACCCGCGCGATCGCGCAGTCATCATCAACGATCGGATGGCGAGGCGCTACTGGCCCGACCGCGATCCGATCGGCACGCGAGTGCATTTAACGGGAAATGTGGCAAGCGAAGGTTGGTACACCGTCGTCGGCGTCGTCGGCGAGGTCAGCCAGCGCCAGCTCCCGGCCGCGCCCGAGAATCAGCTGTACCTGCCGTTGGCGCTCGCGAACCAGGTGTCGCTGATGATGCGCGCGACGTCCGACGCCTTCCCGATCGCGGCGCAGGCGCGCGAGGCGGTGCAGGGCATCGATCACTCACTGGCGATCAGCACCAGCACGATGACCGGAGCCTACGAGTGGTACGCGAGCGACCGTCGCTCGCAGGGGCTGGTCGTCGGCACGCTGGGCGGCATCGCGCTCCTGCTGGCCGGCCTGGGCGTCTACAGCGTGATGGCGATCATGGTGAACGGGCGCAGCCGGGAGATCGCGATCCGGATGGCTTTGGGTTCGTCCACCGGCGCCGTGCGCCGCCTGGTGCTGGCGCGCGGCCTGACGGTCGCGGTGGCGGGCGTCGGGACGGGGCTGTTGCTCGCGACCGCGCTCACGGCGTTTCTGTCGTCGATCTTTCTCGGTGTGCGTGCCTTCGACGTCCGCCTGCTTGTCGCGGCGGTGGCGCTGCTGGGCGGCGTGACGCTCCTGGCCTCGTGGTGGCCGGCGCGCCGCGCGATGCGCGTCGATCCGATGGTGACGCTGAAGCGGTAGAGTGCGCTGAATCGCCCACTGATCCGCTATTCTTGTCCAACATTGAGACGCCACCAGGGGCTCTCTGTCGAATTCATGGAGAATGCCCGGCGGACGGCCGCGCTCGCGTGATCGTGAGTGAGCGGGATCACCACTTGCCGATCAAGTTGGATTACTGATGATGCCGACGCGCCGATGGGTTTGGGCGGTCGCAGGACTGGCGGGCGTCGGGGCATCGCTGGCGATTGCCGCGGCCGCTGACCAGTACCCGTACGACCAGCCGGGTGACAAGAAATTCGTAAACAATACCGCCGTCCTCGAACGGATGGCGCCAGGCGGCAACAACCAGAGCACCAGACTTTCGGCGACGAGGGCTCAGGTGACCGCGACGTTCACCAGCCGCCCCATCGTCATCGACGGCGTCCGCGAAGCAGCGTGGGACGCCGCCACAGCCTTCCCCATCTCGCATGCGTTCAACGCCGGGATGACGGCCGAGGCGCCCGACGCCACGGCGCGCGGCACGATGCGGCTGCTGTGGGACGGGCCCGTCCTCTATCTGCTGGTCGAGGTCACCGGCGACGCCACCAGATCCGACGCCGGAACGCCCATCTGGAACAACGCGAGTTACACACCCGACACCGACGGACTGTTCGCCTGGATGGACGTGTTCAACGACCAGTGGGGACTGGAAACCGACACCCAGGGCGTGTTCTTTGCCGGCGCCAATCCCGCGTTGACGTCGGTGACGTCGTTCACCAACGCGGGTATTCCCTCGCTCGGTTCGTTCTTCAATCCCGACAACCAGGACTACTCGACGCGGTTGAAGGCAGTCGCGTCCTCCGGCTATCACGCGGGCGGCGGCGTCAACTACACGTATGAGGTTGCCCTGCAGATCGAGGGCTGGGGCGACGAGTGGGAACGCCCGCTGACGAATGGAACGCAGATCGGCCTCGAACTTGGCGTCTTCGACCAGGGTGCGTCCTTTACTCAGCTGAGTCGCACGAACGTCCTGGCCGGACGTGAAGGCAACTCGAATCTGCCGAACTCCGAACGCGTCCGCAACCGCGACTGGGCAGTCGTCACGCTCTCGGGCTGGAACAAGACGGCGCCCTTCGCGTGGAGCGCCTGGAGGGCGGATGAGGACATCCGTTTCTGGGACTCCAGGAGCAATCCTGGTGGCGCGGTCTGGACGCCGCAGTCCGCCGCGCGCATGACTGCGGCAAAGCAAGCGTATGCAGCAGTCAAAGATCGTCCCGGTGCGACTCGCGCGCAGAAGAACGCCGCCCTACTCGAGGTCTGTCGCGCCTTCGCGGCGCTGCGATGGGCCGACCAGAAATATCCCGATCCTCACGAGCTGCCCACCCTGAACACTCTGCCGAACATCTGGCAGTTCTTCGACAAGACGAAAGGCGCGAAAGGCATGGTCGCCAACGCGAAGGACTGGGCCGAGCGCCGGCAGGAGCTCCTGGAGCTGGCGCAGTTCTACGAGTATGGATACAAACCCAGGCTTGGCGTCGACTACACGATCGCCGTCACGGAGAACAGCTACGACGGCACCGGCAATCCCAGCGTCACCGCGCGTGTGACGCCGACCAACGCGCGCTTCAGCGGCGGTGTTGTCGTGGACTGGACGATCCCCGTGGCGCTGCCGGCCGCAGTGCCGGACGGCCAGCCCGCGCCGATTTCGTTCGGCGGCAATTGGAGCGCCAACGGGATCGCCAGCGTGCCCTTCCCTGTCTGGGCGGGAGACAGCCGGAGCGACGCCGGTGCGTGGGGATCGCCCAACCGCAACGGCACCTTTTACAAGCTGTTTCCGTACGACCGCAATAGCGCGTCAGCGGACTCGAGCATCCTGATCGCCAACGCCACCGGTGTGTCGGTCGCTCTCGACATCCTCGAGAGCGCCGCGGCCCAGAATCCTCGCCTGCGTGCGAAGATCGACCCTTCGCGAGCGGTCACCAAGGGTTTCTCGATCGGCGGGAAGAATGCGTTCGTCGCGGCGCTCTTCGACGAACGCGTGAAGGTAGCTGTCGTCGGCGGCGCCGGAGCGACCGGACCGGCCAACTGGCGTTACAACGCCCAGGGGCAGGCCTACGACTTCAGCCGCACTCCGTTCTATGAGGCTGGCGCGGAAGCGATCGTTGCGCACGGCACCGAAGGACCTGGCAACAGCTATCGTCACAACCGCGTCCGGGAGACGGAACTATTCCGTCATTTCATGCCCTACGGACACATGTACAGGCACGAGGCGGGTTCCTACGGCTATGGCGGCTACGGCCGGCTGCCCTTCGACCAGGCGCTACTGGTCGCCACCCTCGCGCCGGATCGCGCGATTCTCATCGACACGAACCTCAACGACTACAACGACGGCGCCATGACCGACAACATAAGCCTGCAGATCGCGAAGGCGGTGTACAGGACGATGGGAGTGGATGGCGACGCGCGGGTGAAGTTCAACAGCGGCAACTACGTGTCGAAGGGCGATCCGCACGGCGCGGCCAGCGCCGCGGTCGAAGGCAAGTTCCTGAGCGACTTCTTCTTCGGAACACATACGCTCACCGAGGCCGAAGCGAACCGGCTCAATACCGATCCGTACCTGCTGAAAGTCTCCAACAACAGGACCGCGAGTCCCTACGACTACTATTGGGGCGGATTCAACACCATCACCGGGGGACGCAACGGCGTCGCCGGAACCGACGGCTGGTACTTCCACAAGTGGTTATCGTGAACGGCATTGTCATGCGCGCGCATGCGCCGGCTCTGCGCTTCGCGCTTCGGTGGACACCCGTCGCGTAGCTGGCCAACCGCTCATGCAGCCTTAGCAAGCATGAGCAAAGGTTAGTACCGCTACGGGGTTACGCGGTATGTGGCCACGCAGGAAATATCGACCGTGTCGGCGTCGCCCGCGTGAATTCTGATTGAGGCTGGGCCAGCCATTCGTCCAGCGACACATGCCGCTCGGGTGACAACCGGAGACTGTTTTTCTCGAATCGTGCGCGTGGTAAGTTGCGGACGTGATTCGTCAAATCGCGCCCCAGTTCTTCACAACCGACATGCGCGCGACGCTTATGTACTACCAGGACAAGCTCGGCTTCGACTGTCTCGGCACCTGGCAGGATCCGCCGGTCTATGCCATCGTCGCGCGCGACGAGCACAGAATCCACTTCCGCTGCGCCGACCCGCCCGCGCCGAATCCCGACAAATACGACGACGAGCTCCTCGACGCCTACTTGTTCGTCGACGACGCGGACGCGTTGTACGCCGAGTACGCCGCCCGAGGTGTGGAGTTCACGCGAGACCTTGTCAACACAACGTGGCATTCGCGGGAATTCGTCCTGAAGGACTGTGACGGCCGCCTCCTCGCGTTCGGAGCGAATTCGGAATAGCGAACTGCTACCGGCGACGCGCCGACGGGTCGTCAGGTGGGCTGACCACGTCTGCGGAATTCAGCGTCACACCGGGGCGGACAATCTCGTCGATACGATCTAGCACCGCGGCGTCCAGCACGACGTCGGCGGCGGACAGCTGGGACTCGAGGTGCTCGTGTGTTCGCGGACCGATCAACGCCGCGGTCACGCTGGGGTGGTTGATCGCGAACGCGATCGCCAGCTGGATTAGGGTGATCCCGGCCTCGGCGGCCGGGGCGCCCAGCTTCTCGACGGCATCGAGCTTGGCTTGATTCGCGGGCAGTGCCATGTCGAACCTTTCCCGCAGGCGGCGCCGGGCCGGGGCCCGCTCGGGCGCACCACCATCGCGGGTCCACGCCCCGGATAGCCAGCCGCCGTTGAGGGGGCTGTAGGTGATGACGCCCATCCGATAGCGGCCGGCGGTGGGCAGGATCTCGGGCTCGATGCCGCGCGTCAGGATGGGGTAGGTGGGCTGCTCGGTTACGAACCGTTCCAAGTGCCGGTCACGAGAAACCCACTGCGCCTCGACAATCCGCGACGGGCTCAGCTTCGAGGTACCGATATAGCGGATTTTCCCCTGGCGGACCAGATCGGTCAGCGCCCCAAGGGTTACGAGAGCATCACTCGCAGCAACCGATCCCGCTCCGTCAGTTCCTGCGTGAGGGGTTGTCCGGCACTTCATGCCTGCTCATTCTGGAACAGTCATGGACTGAGAGGCGCTGGTGTCTCACGCCCGAAAGAGCTTGGTTGGGTCGAACCGCATCGCGCGACGAATTGGAACGATGCAAGCCACCAGGACGCATGCGATCAAGAGCGCGATGCTGGCAACGTACGTCGCGGGATCGGTCGGCGTGATTTCGAACACGAGCGAACTGAGCAGTCGCGATACTGCCCACGCGACCGTCGTCCCTAACGCAATGCCCGGCAGAATGATTCGCCCTGCGTATGACAGCAGCAGCAGGGCCACGTCGCCGGAATCTGCGCCAAGCGCCATCCGTACTCCGATCTCCGGCAGGCGCTGGTTGACCGTGTGCAGCACTATGCCGAAGACACCGCTCATCGTGAGAACCAGCGCGA is part of the Vicinamibacterales bacterium genome and harbors:
- a CDS encoding sugar-binding protein — translated: MPTRRWVWAVAGLAGVGASLAIAAAADQYPYDQPGDKKFVNNTAVLERMAPGGNNQSTRLSATRAQVTATFTSRPIVIDGVREAAWDAATAFPISHAFNAGMTAEAPDATARGTMRLLWDGPVLYLLVEVTGDATRSDAGTPIWNNASYTPDTDGLFAWMDVFNDQWGLETDTQGVFFAGANPALTSVTSFTNAGIPSLGSFFNPDNQDYSTRLKAVASSGYHAGGGVNYTYEVALQIEGWGDEWERPLTNGTQIGLELGVFDQGASFTQLSRTNVLAGREGNSNLPNSERVRNRDWAVVTLSGWNKTAPFAWSAWRADEDIRFWDSRSNPGGAVWTPQSAARMTAAKQAYAAVKDRPGATRAQKNAALLEVCRAFAALRWADQKYPDPHELPTLNTLPNIWQFFDKTKGAKGMVANAKDWAERRQELLELAQFYEYGYKPRLGVDYTIAVTENSYDGTGNPSVTARVTPTNARFSGGVVVDWTIPVALPAAVPDGQPAPISFGGNWSANGIASVPFPVWAGDSRSDAGAWGSPNRNGTFYKLFPYDRNSASADSSILIANATGVSVALDILESAAAQNPRLRAKIDPSRAVTKGFSIGGKNAFVAALFDERVKVAVVGGAGATGPANWRYNAQGQAYDFSRTPFYEAGAEAIVAHGTEGPGNSYRHNRVRETELFRHFMPYGHMYRHEAGSYGYGGYGRLPFDQALLVATLAPDRAILIDTNLNDYNDGAMTDNISLQIAKAVYRTMGVDGDARVKFNSGNYVSKGDPHGAASAAVEGKFLSDFFFGTHTLTEAEANRLNTDPYLLKVSNNRTASPYDYYWGGFNTITGGRNGVAGTDGWYFHKWLS
- a CDS encoding VOC family protein, giving the protein MIRQIAPQFFTTDMRATLMYYQDKLGFDCLGTWQDPPVYAIVARDEHRIHFRCADPPAPNPDKYDDELLDAYLFVDDADALYAEYAARGVEFTRDLVNTTWHSREFVLKDCDGRLLAFGANSE
- a CDS encoding aldo/keto reductase, producing MKCRTTPHAGTDGAGSVAASDALVTLGALTDLVRQGKIRYIGTSKLSPSRIVEAQWVSRDRHLERFVTEQPTYPILTRGIEPEILPTAGRYRMGVITYSPLNGGWLSGAWTRDGGAPERAPARRRLRERFDMALPANQAKLDAVEKLGAPAAEAGITLIQLAIAFAINHPSVTAALIGPRTHEHLESQLSAADVVLDAAVLDRIDEIVRPGVTLNSADVVSPPDDPSARRR